One Polyangia bacterium genomic window carries:
- a CDS encoding tetratricopeptide repeat protein has translation MNPITAAILLLVSVDAGPATSGANADGVPAMTARLDALYARRDDRAAWAEQQKLATQALGRAPGDYTVLWRAARVYFWMSDDPAASNDQRSAWGKQGWDLAEQAIKANPNDVAGHYYAAVCMGSYALGLGIMRALSQGLEGKFKERLKRAEELEPKYQNGGIFIAWGRFYDKLPWPKRDRKKAQQYERQAMQVNPASLRARVYLASSLIEDGRPEEARRLLDEVRAAPIGRYDAPEEKRAKTMADHVEDKLK, from the coding sequence GTGAACCCGATAACCGCAGCGATCCTGTTGCTGGTCTCCGTCGACGCTGGCCCAGCGACGAGCGGCGCGAACGCTGATGGTGTGCCGGCGATGACCGCGCGGCTGGATGCGCTTTACGCCCGGCGCGACGATCGCGCGGCCTGGGCCGAGCAACAGAAGCTGGCCACCCAGGCCCTCGGCCGCGCGCCCGGCGACTACACGGTTCTGTGGCGAGCGGCGCGCGTGTACTTCTGGATGTCCGACGATCCGGCAGCCAGCAACGACCAGCGGTCGGCGTGGGGCAAGCAGGGCTGGGATCTGGCCGAACAAGCGATCAAGGCCAACCCCAACGACGTCGCCGGGCACTACTACGCGGCCGTGTGCATGGGAAGCTACGCGCTCGGCCTGGGGATCATGCGCGCGCTGTCGCAGGGTCTGGAAGGAAAGTTCAAGGAACGCTTGAAGCGCGCCGAGGAGCTGGAGCCCAAGTATCAAAATGGCGGGATCTTCATCGCCTGGGGGCGTTTCTACGACAAGCTGCCCTGGCCGAAGCGCGATCGAAAGAAGGCCCAGCAGTACGAACGGCAAGCCATGCAGGTGAACCCGGCCAGCTTGCGGGCGCGGGTTTACCTGGCCTCATCGCTGATCGAAGACGGCCGGCCGGAGGAAGCCAGGCGGCTGCTCGACGAGGTGCGGGCGGCGCCGATCGGACGCTACGACGCGCCTGAGGAGAAGCGGGCCAAGACCATGGCCGACCACGTGGAGGACAAGCTCAAATAG
- a CDS encoding KamA family radical SAM protein, protein MAVDSKLATVLPPPPALKPPVDPATLHHAQLQEGPFWRKIPAYAAITEAEFLDHRWQAKHSITNIPKLLAAIQGLVSDDFIRDAQQGFERAPMSVRVSPYLLSLIDWSNPYDDPLRLQFIPVISRHLPDHPKLDLDSLHERANMPVPGLTHRYVDKALFLPLDTCPVYCRFCTRSYAVGIDTEEVSKFQLKVNAERWQQAFDYIASRAELEDIVISGGDVYQLRPEQITQIGEALLSIDHVRRMRYATKGPAVMPQKILTDDAWTDAVTRIVDLGRKQHKEVVIHTHFNHPNEITAITKAAMDKLFERGITVRNQTVLQRRVNDQVPTMKLLVKRLSYVNVHPYYIYMHDLVKGVEDLRTTLQTGLTIEKALRGNTAGFNTPTVVVDAPGGGGKRDAHSYEHYDRTTGISVYTSPSVELGRYYYYFDPIAELPAEGQARWADPAQHQAMMDEALAAATRGPH, encoded by the coding sequence ATGGCTGTGGATAGCAAACTGGCGACGGTGCTGCCGCCGCCCCCCGCGCTGAAGCCGCCGGTCGATCCGGCGACGCTCCACCATGCCCAGCTGCAGGAAGGCCCATTTTGGCGCAAGATTCCCGCCTACGCGGCCATAACCGAGGCTGAATTTCTGGACCATCGCTGGCAGGCCAAACACTCGATCACCAACATCCCGAAGCTGTTAGCGGCAATTCAAGGTCTTGTTTCCGATGACTTCATCCGCGACGCCCAGCAAGGGTTCGAACGCGCGCCGATGTCCGTCCGGGTCTCGCCGTACCTGCTGTCGCTCATCGATTGGAGCAATCCATACGATGATCCGCTGCGGCTGCAGTTCATCCCGGTGATCTCGCGGCATCTGCCGGACCACCCGAAGCTGGATCTGGATTCGCTGCACGAACGGGCGAACATGCCGGTGCCGGGCCTGACCCATCGTTATGTCGACAAGGCGTTGTTCCTGCCGCTCGACACCTGCCCGGTGTATTGCCGGTTCTGCACGCGCAGCTACGCCGTCGGCATCGACACCGAAGAGGTGTCCAAGTTTCAGCTCAAGGTCAACGCCGAGCGCTGGCAGCAGGCCTTCGATTACATCGCCTCGCGCGCCGAGCTGGAGGACATCGTCATCTCGGGTGGCGACGTTTACCAGCTGCGCCCCGAACAGATCACCCAGATCGGCGAGGCCCTGCTTTCCATCGATCACGTCCGCCGCATGCGTTACGCCACCAAGGGGCCGGCGGTGATGCCGCAGAAGATTCTCACCGACGACGCCTGGACCGACGCCGTCACCCGCATCGTCGATCTCGGCCGCAAGCAGCACAAGGAAGTGGTCATCCACACCCACTTCAACCACCCGAACGAGATCACCGCCATCACGAAGGCGGCCATGGACAAGCTGTTCGAGCGTGGCATCACCGTGCGCAACCAGACCGTGCTGCAGCGGCGGGTCAACGACCAGGTGCCGACCATGAAGCTGCTGGTCAAGCGCCTGAGCTACGTCAACGTGCACCCCTACTACATCTATATGCACGACCTGGTGAAAGGCGTGGAGGATCTGAGGACCACCCTGCAGACCGGGTTGACCATCGAGAAGGCCTTGCGCGGGAACACCGCGGGCTTCAACACGCCGACGGTGGTGGTGGATGCTCCGGGCGGGGGCGGCAAGCGCGACGCGCACTCGTACGAACACTACGACCGCACGACCGGCATCTCGGTCTACACCAGCCCCAGCGTCGAACTCGGCCGTTACTATTATTACTTCGATCCCATCGCCGAGCTTCCGGCGGAGGGCCAGGCGCGCTGGGCGGATCCGGCCCAGCACCAGGCGATGATGGACGAAGCGCTGGCGGCGGCGACGCGTGGCCCGCACTGA
- a CDS encoding serine/threonine-protein kinase, which translates to MEPSKLTKRCAVCGLRFEASALMCATDARPLGPEDPSAAELGNYRLIQRIGEGGMGAVYRAVHRKLDRTVAIKVLQRDLTNEPGFINRFFHEARAANTVRHPHVIEVYDFVEAGRDIYFVMEYLRGEDLHDAIHRRDGTPMTIERAVSILEQVASGLHATHTREIIHRDIKPENIFLAEKIGVRDFVKIFDFGVAKLDRPDGRLTVEGAVLGTPEYMSPEQARGQPIDGRSDIYSLGCVAYEMFSRQHLFRGRTQVEILSAQIHQQPVPLRQLVPTIPAALDDAVLSALAKSPDARPQTALAFAELLTRAIGRGLADSSAFTGARRGPTRPTPTTGLLLRASENRSKAWRPVALAAMAMTLLTGAMVLGKRGSVRDGVRGPALPTTAIVPTAVPAAPQKPTGAGALEALTTITLQSEPPGADVITTEGQQLGVTPYRLMVRAGGEQQVRLQKSGYRPIERRFGTRSDATIAVRLVPIAPENRGPHHRERPDTEAATRSALDSPAGTIDPFGR; encoded by the coding sequence ATGGAACCGAGCAAGCTGACCAAACGCTGCGCAGTGTGCGGGCTGCGCTTTGAAGCGTCCGCTTTGATGTGCGCGACGGACGCCCGGCCTTTGGGCCCCGAAGATCCCAGCGCGGCGGAGCTGGGCAATTACCGTCTCATCCAGCGCATCGGCGAGGGCGGCATGGGCGCGGTCTATCGCGCCGTCCACCGCAAGCTGGATCGAACCGTGGCGATCAAGGTTCTGCAGCGCGACCTGACCAACGAGCCGGGCTTCATCAACCGCTTTTTTCACGAGGCGCGTGCCGCCAATACCGTCCGCCACCCACACGTCATCGAGGTCTATGACTTCGTCGAGGCCGGCCGCGACATCTACTTCGTCATGGAATACCTGCGCGGCGAGGATCTGCACGACGCCATCCATCGCCGCGACGGCACGCCGATGACCATCGAACGAGCGGTGTCGATCCTGGAACAGGTCGCCTCCGGCCTGCACGCCACCCATACCCGCGAGATCATCCACCGCGACATCAAGCCCGAGAACATCTTTCTGGCCGAGAAAATCGGTGTCCGCGACTTCGTGAAGATCTTCGACTTCGGCGTGGCCAAGCTGGATCGCCCGGACGGCCGCCTGACCGTCGAGGGCGCGGTGCTGGGCACGCCCGAGTACATGTCGCCCGAGCAGGCCCGCGGCCAACCCATCGACGGTCGGTCAGACATTTATTCGCTGGGCTGCGTGGCGTACGAAATGTTCAGCCGGCAGCATCTCTTTCGCGGCCGCACCCAGGTCGAGATTCTGTCGGCGCAGATCCACCAGCAACCGGTCCCGCTGCGCCAGCTGGTGCCGACCATTCCAGCGGCGCTGGACGACGCGGTTCTGAGCGCGCTGGCCAAATCGCCTGACGCCCGCCCGCAAACCGCCCTCGCCTTCGCCGAACTTTTGACCAGGGCCATCGGCCGCGGGCTGGCCGACAGCAGCGCCTTCACCGGCGCCCGCCGCGGGCCCACTCGCCCCACCCCCACCACCGGCCTTCTGTTGCGGGCCAGCGAAAACCGATCGAAGGCCTGGCGGCCGGTGGCGCTGGCGGCGATGGCGATGACGCTGCTGACCGGCGCGATGGTGTTGGGCAAGCGTGGCTCGGTCCGCGATGGCGTCCGGGGGCCGGCTCTGCCGACCACCGCCATCGTCCCGACCGCGGTGCCCGCAGCCCCACAGAAACCAACCGGCGCCGGGGCGCTGGAAGCGTTGACCACCATCACCTTGCAGTCCGAGCCGCCAGGCGCCGACGTCATCACCACGGAGGGTCAGCAACTGGGCGTCACGCCGTACCGCCTGATGGTTCGGGCCGGCGGCGAGCAGCAGGTGCGGCTGCAGAAATCGGGATATCGGCCGATCGAGCGACGGTTCGGCACCCGCAGCGACGCCACCATCGCCGTCCGTCTGGTGCCGATCGCCCCAGAAAACCGGGGGCCGCACCACCGCGAACGACCGGACACCGAAGCGGCAACACGATCCGCCCTGGACTCCCCGGCAGGGACGATCGATCCTTTCGGTAGATGA
- a CDS encoding serine/threonine-protein kinase, giving the protein MSGTIPGVPADPADLQERLARERLAAEPKPGNRIGAYRLLRLLGQGTTGRVFEVEHQRIGRRAAMKTLAAEAAVRKEAVKRLFAEAMAVNRINHPHIVEITDVVEGGVHLVVDAGGRESIAPQKVNALVMELLEGQSLAKAMAHDGLLPAERFLPILAQVCEALAAAHAVGFVHRDLKPDNIFLIERDGQADFVKLLDFGLAKVVKVDLDKSNPSLQTLDGTFLGTPAYASPEQASGKRIGHQTDVYSVGVVLYELISGRLPFQGSSIADFILQHLNAPPPPLPQDIVSTSLGRTLDAVVHRCLEKNPAERFQAAQLAEIFWSLSRGQSVRFSIREDYRSPTHIAPSPRKRLGTQIAWGLGVGLTAALISAGVVSQFRGRHGRPNTAAARSEIAPPLAGRAATSSGAAESVAAPAQVTISFDSDPPGAEVRVVGNDTILGVTPFVHRFVKQDQAIEIELRAAGYEASHLTLSLGVSRTVSATMNRSVARRRAVPRELERESTIDPFH; this is encoded by the coding sequence ATGAGCGGCACCATCCCCGGAGTCCCTGCGGATCCGGCTGACCTGCAGGAACGACTGGCGCGCGAGCGTCTGGCGGCGGAGCCCAAACCCGGGAACCGCATCGGCGCCTATCGCCTGCTGCGTCTCCTGGGCCAGGGCACCACCGGCCGCGTCTTCGAGGTCGAGCACCAGCGCATCGGCCGGCGCGCGGCCATGAAGACGTTGGCCGCCGAGGCCGCCGTCCGCAAGGAGGCGGTCAAACGCCTGTTCGCCGAGGCGATGGCCGTCAACCGCATCAACCACCCGCACATCGTTGAGATCACCGACGTCGTCGAGGGCGGTGTGCACCTGGTCGTCGACGCTGGCGGCCGCGAATCCATCGCCCCACAAAAAGTGAACGCCCTGGTGATGGAGCTTCTGGAAGGCCAATCGCTGGCCAAGGCGATGGCTCACGACGGTCTGCTGCCGGCGGAGCGGTTCTTGCCCATCTTGGCCCAGGTGTGCGAGGCGCTGGCGGCGGCTCACGCGGTCGGGTTCGTCCACCGCGACCTTAAACCGGACAACATCTTTCTCATCGAGCGCGACGGCCAGGCGGACTTCGTCAAGCTGCTGGACTTCGGCCTGGCCAAGGTGGTGAAGGTCGATCTGGACAAGAGCAATCCGTCGCTGCAGACGCTGGACGGCACCTTCCTGGGCACGCCGGCCTACGCCTCGCCCGAGCAGGCGTCGGGCAAACGCATCGGACACCAGACCGACGTCTATTCGGTGGGCGTGGTGCTGTACGAACTGATCAGCGGTCGCCTGCCGTTCCAGGGCAGCTCGATCGCCGATTTCATTCTGCAGCACCTGAACGCGCCGCCGCCACCCTTGCCCCAGGACATCGTCTCCACCAGCCTCGGCCGCACGCTGGACGCGGTGGTGCATCGCTGCCTGGAGAAAAATCCGGCCGAACGATTTCAGGCCGCCCAGCTGGCGGAGATCTTCTGGTCGCTGTCGCGCGGGCAAAGCGTGCGCTTCAGCATTCGCGAGGACTACCGCTCGCCCACGCACATCGCGCCGTCGCCGCGCAAACGGCTGGGCACGCAGATCGCCTGGGGACTGGGCGTGGGCCTGACCGCCGCGTTGATCAGCGCCGGCGTGGTCAGCCAGTTCCGCGGCCGTCACGGGCGCCCGAACACCGCCGCGGCCCGCAGCGAGATCGCCCCGCCCCTCGCTGGCCGAGCGGCGACCAGCAGCGGCGCCGCCGAAAGCGTGGCCGCGCCGGCGCAGGTGACCATCTCGTTCGATTCAGATCCCCCGGGTGCCGAGGTGCGCGTGGTCGGCAACGACACCATCCTCGGCGTCACGCCGTTCGTGCACCGGTTCGTCAAACAGGATCAAGCGATCGAGATCGAGCTGCGCGCCGCTGGCTACGAGGCCAGCCACCTGACGCTGTCCCTGGGCGTCAGCCGCACCGTCAGCGCCACGATGAACCGATCCGTCGCCCGTCGGCGCGCCGTTCCGCGCGAGCTGGAACGCGAATCGACCATCGATCCGTTCCATTAG
- a CDS encoding tetratricopeptide repeat protein, translating to MFGRAVVFALGLLVLAPATVAHAQDAPREESEQQAREFFRRAEINFNLGKFADALGGYQAAYQAKPLTAFLFNIAQCYRYMGKYERARFFYRRYLTLEPKTPNRRVVTDLIAEVTRLMKEPSPAPPGPAEAPPPPAVAPPPPPRATTASSLAAPTHATATVRLAAPPPAGANETTLVAQPAAGSEPARGKPLYKRWWFWSGLGALVAGGVITTVLLTRSDSPHGTQPPIDARDGS from the coding sequence ATGTTCGGGCGCGCGGTGGTGTTCGCTCTCGGTCTTCTGGTGCTGGCGCCAGCGACGGTGGCGCACGCCCAGGACGCCCCGCGGGAGGAATCCGAACAGCAAGCGCGCGAATTTTTCCGCCGGGCGGAGATCAACTTCAACCTGGGCAAGTTCGCCGACGCCCTGGGTGGTTACCAGGCGGCGTATCAGGCCAAGCCGCTGACCGCGTTTCTGTTCAACATCGCTCAGTGCTACCGCTACATGGGCAAGTACGAACGGGCGCGGTTTTTTTATCGCCGCTATCTGACGCTGGAGCCGAAGACGCCCAACCGCCGCGTGGTCACCGATCTCATCGCCGAGGTGACGCGCCTGATGAAGGAGCCGTCGCCGGCGCCGCCCGGGCCGGCGGAGGCGCCACCGCCGCCGGCTGTCGCCCCGCCGCCCCCGCCGAGAGCGACCACCGCGTCCAGCCTGGCGGCGCCGACCCACGCAACCGCCACCGTGCGCTTGGCCGCCCCGCCGCCCGCGGGCGCGAACGAGACCACGCTGGTGGCGCAGCCGGCGGCCGGCAGCGAGCCGGCGCGCGGCAAGCCGCTCTACAAACGCTGGTGGTTCTGGAGCGGCCTTGGTGCGCTGGTGGCAGGCGGCGTGATCACCACCGTGCTTTTGACTCGCTCGGATTCGCCGCATGGCACGCAGCCGCCCATCGACGCGCGCGACGGGTCGTAG
- a CDS encoding trypsin-like peptidase domain-containing protein, with protein MVLTRAAALFALVGLVSAPSGVLAAAPPGALPAFGGGESGTVAPLVDRVKASVVTIQSTKIIRRPAMEDPWSRLMREQFGLGAAPRATQERQEALGSGFIVDRAGIILTNNHVVAGADEVLVKLTDNRQLSAKVLGSDPATDVAVIKLDKAPHDLQVVTLGDSEKVRVGDYVLAIGNPLGLGQTVTMGIVSAKNRIIGEKLGDIDPRYEDFIQTDAAINQGNSGGPLFNFRGEVIGINSAIINPGVAMNVGFAIPINLARQIADQIRASGRVARGYLGVGGEDFTAERAKEFGVSFTPGALLNVVGRGSPAEAVGLRPNDVIVELGGKPIDAYRRLTAAVALLRPGEKVKVIFVRAGKRGEAVVTLGAQGGGGSVGESTFLGVSLRQLDTPDATALGLPAGDGLLVTAVDPRGPASGVLEEGDILLLLDGHGVNLKRLRAVEERLSRGQHASLVIQRGQSRFLLRL; from the coding sequence TTGGTTTTGACGAGGGCCGCGGCGCTCTTCGCTTTGGTCGGGCTGGTGTCGGCGCCGTCGGGTGTGCTGGCGGCGGCGCCGCCGGGCGCGCTACCGGCGTTTGGCGGCGGCGAGTCGGGGACCGTCGCGCCTTTGGTCGATCGGGTCAAGGCGTCGGTGGTGACGATCCAGAGCACCAAGATTATCCGCCGCCCGGCCATGGAAGATCCCTGGAGCCGCCTGATGCGCGAGCAGTTTGGTCTGGGCGCGGCGCCGCGCGCGACCCAGGAACGGCAAGAGGCGTTGGGGTCGGGCTTCATCGTCGATCGCGCCGGGATCATCCTGACCAACAACCACGTTGTGGCGGGCGCGGACGAGGTGCTGGTGAAGTTGACGGACAACCGGCAGCTGTCCGCCAAGGTGCTGGGCAGCGATCCGGCCACCGACGTCGCGGTGATCAAGCTGGACAAGGCGCCGCACGACCTGCAGGTGGTGACGCTGGGCGATTCGGAGAAGGTGCGGGTCGGCGACTACGTGCTGGCCATCGGCAACCCGCTCGGCCTCGGGCAGACGGTGACGATGGGGATCGTCAGCGCCAAGAACCGGATCATCGGCGAAAAGCTGGGCGACATCGATCCGCGCTACGAAGATTTCATCCAGACCGACGCGGCCATCAACCAGGGCAACTCGGGCGGACCGCTTTTTAATTTTCGCGGGGAGGTCATCGGGATCAATTCGGCGATCATCAACCCGGGGGTGGCGATGAACGTCGGGTTCGCCATCCCGATCAATCTGGCGCGCCAGATCGCCGACCAGATCCGGGCCTCCGGCCGCGTGGCGCGCGGATACCTGGGCGTCGGCGGCGAGGACTTCACCGCCGAGCGCGCCAAGGAGTTCGGGGTGTCGTTCACGCCCGGTGCGCTGCTCAACGTGGTGGGCCGCGGCTCGCCAGCGGAGGCGGTCGGCCTGCGGCCGAACGACGTGATCGTCGAGCTGGGCGGCAAGCCGATCGACGCCTACCGCCGCCTGACCGCCGCGGTGGCGTTGTTGCGCCCGGGCGAAAAGGTGAAGGTGATCTTCGTCCGCGCGGGCAAGCGCGGCGAGGCGGTGGTGACGTTGGGCGCGCAAGGCGGTGGCGGCAGCGTCGGGGAGAGCACGTTCCTGGGCGTCAGCTTGCGCCAGCTCGATACGCCGGACGCCACGGCGCTGGGTTTGCCGGCCGGCGACGGGTTGCTGGTGACCGCCGTCGATCCGCGCGGGCCGGCCAGCGGCGTCCTGGAAGAAGGCGACATCTTGTTGCTGCTGGACGGCCACGGCGTGAACCTCAAGCGCCTGAGGGCCGTCGAGGAGCGCCTCAGTCGGGGTCAACACGCCTCGCTGGTCATCCAGCGCGGCCAATCGCGTTTCCTCCTACGGCTCTGA
- the infA gene encoding translation initiation factor IF-1, with protein MGREEHIEFQGRVIEVLPAGNFRIELENGHQVLAHLGGKLRKHRIRVVLGDKVTVALTPYDPTRGIVVYRG; from the coding sequence ATGGGTCGAGAAGAGCATATCGAATTTCAGGGCCGGGTCATCGAGGTCCTTCCGGCGGGGAATTTTCGTATCGAGCTCGAGAACGGTCACCAGGTGTTGGCGCACCTGGGCGGCAAGCTGCGCAAGCATCGCATCCGCGTCGTCCTTGGCGACAAGGTCACGGTCGCGCTGACGCCGTATGATCCGACGCGTGGAATCGTCGTCTACCGGGGGTAG
- a CDS encoding phospholipase D-like domain-containing protein encodes MTISSSAQPAAASTTSDGAVYFSDPRGLIPGNAVKLLRGGAQVFPAWLAAINAAQLRISLEMYIFSDDVIGRRVADALMAAARRGVRVNLMYDFVGCRDTPASFFQRLREHGVHTVAYHRHRFWRPRFWQLLRRNHRKTLVCDGLLAFTGGVNISDEWVAKRDGGGGWSDAAVQIEGPAVAHLEEIFLETWNRRARKRARIDPDTLPKPPVAGKTRLAVISNRELLDRFSIRRAALQAIRASRERVYVANPYFIPDRGVMTALMDAAVRGAVVRIIVPARSDFRLLDLAARATFGRLLAAGVRIWETVDLIHTKALAVDSVFASVGSYNFDHRSLAYNLEVVVNVLDEDCNRDVTAMLDGEIAIAGELTMQAFTHRSLLGRLLERLAYSVRHWL; translated from the coding sequence ATGACCATTTCATCTTCTGCCCAGCCCGCCGCCGCGTCGACCACGTCCGATGGCGCGGTCTACTTTTCCGATCCCCGTGGGCTGATTCCCGGCAACGCGGTCAAGCTGTTGCGCGGCGGCGCTCAGGTGTTCCCGGCCTGGCTGGCCGCCATCAACGCCGCTCAGCTGCGCATCAGCCTGGAGATGTACATCTTCAGCGACGACGTGATCGGCCGGCGGGTGGCCGACGCGCTGATGGCCGCCGCGCGCCGCGGGGTGCGCGTGAACTTGATGTACGACTTCGTCGGCTGTCGCGACACGCCCGCCTCGTTCTTCCAGCGCCTGCGCGAGCACGGCGTGCACACCGTGGCCTATCATCGCCACCGCTTCTGGCGCCCGCGCTTCTGGCAGCTTCTGCGCCGCAACCACCGCAAGACCCTGGTCTGCGATGGCCTGCTGGCCTTCACCGGCGGCGTGAACATCTCAGACGAATGGGTGGCCAAGCGCGACGGTGGCGGCGGCTGGTCGGACGCCGCCGTGCAAATCGAAGGTCCGGCCGTCGCCCACCTGGAAGAGATCTTCCTCGAGACCTGGAACCGCCGCGCCCGCAAACGCGCCCGCATCGATCCCGACACGCTGCCCAAACCGCCGGTGGCTGGCAAGACGCGCCTGGCGGTGATCTCGAACCGCGAGCTTCTGGATCGCTTCTCCATCCGGCGCGCGGCCCTGCAAGCCATTCGCGCCAGCCGCGAGCGGGTGTACGTGGCCAACCCGTACTTCATCCCCGATCGCGGCGTGATGACCGCCCTCATGGACGCCGCGGTTCGCGGAGCCGTCGTTCGCATCATCGTCCCGGCGCGCAGCGATTTTCGGCTGCTGGATCTGGCGGCCCGCGCCACCTTCGGACGCTTGCTGGCCGCTGGCGTGCGCATCTGGGAGACGGTCGATCTGATCCACACCAAGGCGCTGGCCGTCGACAGCGTCTTCGCCTCGGTCGGCAGCTACAACTTTGACCACCGGTCGCTGGCCTACAATCTGGAGGTGGTGGTCAACGTCCTGGACGAAGACTGCAACCGCGACGTGACGGCGATGCTGGACGGCGAGATCGCCATCGCCGGCGAGCTGACCATGCAGGCCTTCACGCACCGATCGCTGCTGGGGCGGTTACTGGAACGCCTGGCCTACAGCGTCCGGCATTGGCTATGA
- a CDS encoding VOC family protein, which yields MTVTPPIVHIEFRSSDFARASAFYAKALGWQTQQNANSTYMKLDSNDSLSTGWVRADLGQAPGPLAYVEVDDLVATLAQVEKAGGRVIVPHRPFAGGGEVALFADPDGNVVGLWARKKGAAAIAAPAAATKPKPVAAAKPAKPAPPTKPAKPAGKPAKPSKR from the coding sequence ATGACGGTGACGCCGCCGATCGTCCATATTGAATTTCGCAGTTCTGACTTTGCCCGCGCCTCTGCTTTTTACGCCAAAGCGTTAGGTTGGCAGACGCAGCAGAACGCCAACTCGACCTATATGAAGCTCGACAGCAACGACAGCTTGTCGACGGGTTGGGTGCGGGCGGATCTCGGCCAGGCGCCGGGTCCGCTGGCTTATGTCGAAGTCGACGATCTGGTCGCCACCCTGGCGCAGGTCGAGAAGGCCGGTGGACGGGTGATCGTCCCGCACCGGCCCTTCGCCGGCGGCGGCGAAGTGGCGCTTTTCGCCGATCCCGACGGCAACGTCGTCGGCCTGTGGGCGCGGAAGAAAGGTGCCGCCGCCATCGCCGCGCCCGCCGCCGCGACCAAGCCCAAGCCTGTGGCCGCCGCGAAACCGGCCAAACCCGCGCCGCCGACCAAGCCCGCCAAACCCGCGGGGAAGCCCGCCAAGCCCAGCAAGCGCTGA
- the cobS gene encoding adenosylcobinamide-GDP ribazoletransferase: MQAIVAAFAFLTRIPVGNARVRDGDLGRSVAFFPAVGLVLGLGVTGLAFGLRAYLPPLLLAVFAVALLAALTGGLHLDGFADVFDAVGGGRGDRARMLNIMRDSRIGAHGAAALILLLLAKVLAAAQAIERRDFVALLVFPAIARWTVVPLIVLFPYARREGLGRAFIGEAGRGRLAIAAVLTAVIVGGLGARLLLPTVIATAGACLLGLWMRRRLGGLTGDVYGAAIELGEVSVLTVMAIFPSGR; encoded by the coding sequence GTGCAGGCCATCGTCGCGGCATTCGCCTTTCTCACCCGCATCCCCGTCGGCAACGCCCGGGTGCGCGACGGCGATCTCGGGCGGTCGGTGGCCTTTTTTCCAGCGGTCGGGCTGGTGCTGGGCCTGGGCGTGACCGGTCTGGCGTTCGGGTTGCGGGCGTATCTGCCGCCGCTTTTGCTGGCGGTGTTTGCCGTGGCGCTGCTGGCGGCGTTGACCGGCGGGTTGCACCTGGACGGCTTCGCCGACGTGTTCGACGCCGTCGGTGGCGGGCGCGGCGATCGGGCGCGCATGCTGAACATCATGCGTGACAGCCGCATCGGCGCGCACGGCGCCGCGGCGTTGATCTTGTTGCTGCTGGCCAAGGTGCTGGCCGCCGCGCAAGCCATCGAGCGCCGGGACTTCGTGGCCTTGCTGGTGTTCCCGGCCATCGCGCGCTGGACCGTGGTGCCGCTGATCGTGCTGTTTCCCTATGCCCGCCGCGAAGGTCTGGGCCGCGCCTTCATTGGCGAGGCTGGCCGTGGACGGCTGGCCATCGCCGCCGTGCTGACCGCGGTGATCGTCGGCGGGCTGGGTGCGCGTCTGCTGTTGCCGACGGTCATTGCCACAGCCGGCGCGTGCCTGCTAGGACTGTGGATGCGGCGCCGCCTGGGCGGCCTCACCGGTGACGTGTATGGCGCCGCCATCGAACTCGGCGAGGTTTCGGTGCTGACGGTGATGGCAATTTTTCCGTCGGGGCGATAG
- the cobU gene encoding bifunctional adenosylcobinamide kinase/adenosylcobinamide-phosphate guanylyltransferase, which produces MAGGGRGGGNPRGRFILVGGGARSGKSRFALQRALRLGRRRVFLATAQPFDKEMSERIARHRDERGAGFTTVEEPLNLPQALAAITGADVVLIDCLTLWLSNLLMREEAEAPALRRIDDLVGVVAARRRHIVLVSNEVGLGLVPDTPLGRLFRDLTGLAHQRLAAIADELYLGAMGQMLRLRPTPLTVVRPPAPDRLR; this is translated from the coding sequence ATGGCCGGCGGCGGGCGCGGCGGCGGCAACCCCCGCGGTCGTTTCATCCTGGTGGGCGGCGGCGCTCGCTCGGGCAAGAGCCGCTTTGCGCTGCAACGGGCGCTGCGTCTTGGGCGGCGGCGGGTCTTTCTGGCCACGGCGCAGCCCTTCGACAAGGAGATGAGCGAGCGCATCGCCCGCCATCGCGACGAACGCGGCGCCGGCTTCACCACCGTCGAGGAGCCGCTGAATCTGCCCCAAGCGCTGGCCGCGATCACCGGCGCCGACGTGGTGCTGATCGATTGCCTGACGTTGTGGCTGTCGAACCTCCTCATGCGCGAGGAAGCAGAGGCGCCCGCCCTGCGACGCATCGACGATCTGGTGGGGGTGGTCGCCGCCCGCCGCCGCCACATCGTCCTGGTCAGCAATGAGGTCGGCCTGGGCCTGGTGCCCGACACGCCGCTCGGCCGCCTGTTTCGCGATCTCACCGGCCTTGCCCATCAACGCCTGGCTGCCATCGCCGACGAGCTCTATCTCGGGGCGATGGGGCAAATGCTCCGTCTGCGGCCAACGCCGCTGACGGTGGTTCGCCCGCCCGCGCCCGATCGACTACGCTAG